One Acidobacteriota bacterium genomic window carries:
- a CDS encoding gluconolaconase: MGPRQPPPFSAAGTERVPEPRITAVQPPWAVEGGRITIRGEGLGSGDGEALLPEVRIGASTARVVAASPRSVSVTVPAGLDGGRTPVRVGGASGATAFLEVGRPVATGVHQVDNPVIDGDGTLFVTYSGPRGERSPVSIFRVRSDGYREPFVTGIVNATSMALSPDGRLHVSSRSEGSVYCIAEDGSYDVFASDLGVTCGMAFSPDGTLYVGDRSGTVFRVATTGRATPFATLPPSVAAFHLAWGHDDGLYVSAPTLATCDRVYRIERTGAVATVSSGFGRPQGLAFDAQGVLHVVEALAGASGLYRIDGDGTRTLVLAATSLVGVAFDPSGGVVVASGDTAYRLDPGAVAIGQPGLP; the protein is encoded by the coding sequence ATCGGGCCCCGTCAGCCTCCACCGTTCTCCGCCGCGGGTACTGAACGGGTGCCCGAACCACGCATCACCGCCGTGCAGCCGCCGTGGGCGGTCGAGGGCGGACGGATCACCATTCGCGGGGAAGGCCTGGGATCCGGGGATGGGGAGGCTCTCCTGCCCGAGGTCCGGATCGGCGCGTCGACCGCGCGCGTCGTCGCCGCCTCGCCGCGTTCCGTCTCGGTCACCGTGCCGGCGGGTCTCGACGGGGGACGGACCCCGGTGCGGGTCGGCGGGGCGTCCGGCGCGACCGCGTTCCTCGAGGTGGGGCGTCCGGTGGCGACCGGCGTGCACCAGGTGGACAATCCCGTCATCGACGGCGACGGGACCCTGTTCGTCACCTACAGCGGGCCCCGGGGAGAGCGGTCGCCCGTGTCGATCTTCCGGGTCCGCTCCGACGGCTACCGCGAGCCGTTCGTCACCGGCATCGTCAACGCGACCTCGATGGCCCTGTCGCCGGACGGCAGACTGCACGTGTCGAGCCGCTCCGAGGGTTCCGTCTACTGCATCGCCGAGGACGGTTCGTACGACGTGTTCGCGAGCGACCTCGGCGTGACGTGCGGAATGGCCTTCAGTCCCGACGGTACGCTCTACGTCGGCGACCGGTCCGGTACCGTCTTCAGGGTGGCGACCACCGGCCGGGCCACGCCGTTCGCGACGCTTCCGCCCAGCGTCGCCGCCTTTCACCTCGCCTGGGGGCACGACGACGGCCTGTACGTCTCCGCCCCGACGCTCGCGACCTGCGATCGCGTCTATCGCATCGAGCGCACCGGCGCGGTGGCGACGGTCTCGTCGGGCTTCGGCCGGCCGCAGGGACTCGCATTCGACGCGCAGGGCGTGCTCCACGTGGTCGAAGCGCTCGCGGGCGCCAGCGGCCTCTACCGGATCGACGGCGACGGGACGCGCACGCTGGTGCTGGCTGCGACGAGCCTCGTCGGCGTTGCCTTCGATCCCTCGGGCGGCGTCGTGGTGGCGTCCGGAGACACGGCGTATCGACTCGATCCCGGCGCCGTGGCGATAGGGCAACCGGGCCTTCCCTGA
- a CDS encoding HNH endonuclease, with protein MTLLCQGKVEVVSEYDREIHSVSVTFRLPSVIRLLRYITISRRLDDVPFSRANIYARDEHRCQYCGWEFPVAELTFDHVVPVSQGGRKDWENIVTACIPCNRRKGGRTPAQAGMRVIRQPCRPTRSPVVRITFGLREAPASWRDYLYWNVELDRT; from the coding sequence ATGACCCTGCTGTGTCAGGGCAAGGTGGAGGTCGTTTCCGAGTACGACCGCGAGATCCACTCGGTGTCGGTGACTTTTCGGCTGCCCTCCGTGATTCGCCTCCTGCGCTACATTACGATCAGCCGGCGGCTGGACGACGTGCCGTTCTCGCGCGCCAACATCTACGCCAGGGACGAGCACCGATGCCAGTACTGCGGGTGGGAGTTCCCGGTCGCGGAGCTGACCTTCGATCACGTCGTGCCCGTCTCGCAGGGCGGGCGCAAGGACTGGGAGAACATCGTGACGGCCTGTATCCCGTGCAACCGCCGAAAGGGCGGGCGCACGCCGGCCCAGGCCGGGATGCGCGTCATCCGGCAGCCCTGTCGTCCCACGCGGTCGCCGGTCGTGCGCATCACCTTCGGGCTGCGCGAAGCGCCGGCGAGCTGGCGCGACTATCTGTACTGGAACGTCGAGCTCGACCGGACGTGA
- a CDS encoding M48 family metalloprotease: MAYLLQSRAGRLLAAVLLAGVAAACATNPVTGSRELVFMSESQEADLGRSADAQIRSEMGVYEDAALQEYIARVGNELAAVSHRPDLPWQFAVIDSPVVNAFAVPGGYIYLTRGLLAYLNDEAELAGVLGHEIGHVTARHSVQAYSRAAGAQMGLLLGQIFVPAMRPRYGAPGVGDAAGQGLGLLFLKFGRDDERQADRLGAEYAVASGWDPHGVGDMLTTLGRIADTTDRRGTPNWLATHPEPADRVAGVAGTVETLLADTSDLSALRVDRAGYLARVDGIVYGDNPEQGVVRGREFLHPALRFALAFPPGWEVHNGAEMVIAREPGQERYMLLQIAQETGYDLQRFAEREMRGAGFVEVQATTTRINGLDAYIGTYTQDVRGVGPMIARVAFIRSGSSVYLFGAFADADGFRLIERDAHDSIHSFRQISRDEAERIRPNRLALYHVQDGDTWQRIAQRVGDEIVSAATLAIMNGYPVNEQPLPGDVVKVVRPGA, encoded by the coding sequence ATGGCTTATCTGCTTCAGTCACGCGCCGGACGGCTGCTCGCCGCGGTTCTGCTCGCGGGTGTGGCCGCGGCCTGCGCCACGAACCCGGTCACCGGGAGCCGCGAGCTCGTCTTCATGAGCGAGTCGCAGGAGGCCGATCTGGGCCGCTCGGCCGACGCGCAGATCCGCAGCGAGATGGGCGTCTATGAAGATGCGGCGCTGCAGGAGTACATCGCGAGGGTGGGCAACGAGCTGGCCGCGGTATCGCATCGCCCGGACCTGCCGTGGCAGTTCGCGGTCATCGATTCGCCGGTCGTGAACGCGTTCGCCGTGCCGGGCGGTTACATCTATCTGACGCGCGGCCTGCTGGCGTACCTGAACGACGAGGCGGAGCTGGCCGGCGTGCTCGGCCACGAGATCGGCCACGTGACGGCCCGCCACTCGGTGCAGGCGTACAGCCGCGCCGCCGGGGCCCAGATGGGGTTGCTTCTCGGTCAGATCTTCGTTCCGGCCATGCGTCCCCGGTACGGAGCACCCGGAGTCGGCGACGCCGCGGGGCAGGGACTGGGGTTGCTGTTCCTGAAATTCGGGCGCGACGACGAACGGCAGGCGGATCGTCTCGGCGCCGAGTACGCCGTCGCCTCCGGCTGGGACCCGCACGGCGTCGGAGACATGCTGACGACGCTGGGGCGTATCGCGGACACGACCGACCGCCGAGGGACCCCCAACTGGCTCGCCACCCATCCGGAGCCGGCCGACCGCGTCGCCGGCGTTGCCGGCACCGTCGAGACCCTGCTTGCGGACACGAGCGACCTGTCCGCGCTTCGCGTCGACCGCGCGGGGTACCTGGCCCGCGTGGACGGCATCGTCTATGGCGACAACCCCGAGCAGGGCGTCGTCCGCGGCCGGGAGTTCCTGCACCCGGCCCTCCGCTTCGCGCTTGCGTTTCCCCCCGGCTGGGAGGTGCACAACGGCGCCGAGATGGTCATCGCGCGCGAGCCCGGGCAGGAGCGGTACATGCTGCTGCAGATCGCGCAGGAAACGGGCTACGACCTCCAGCGGTTCGCCGAGCGCGAGATGCGCGGCGCCGGCTTCGTCGAGGTGCAGGCGACGACGACCCGGATCAACGGCCTCGACGCCTACATCGGCACCTACACGCAGGACGTCCGCGGGGTGGGCCCCATGATCGCGCGGGTCGCGTTCATACGTTCCGGCTCTTCGGTGTACCTGTTCGGCGCCTTCGCCGACGCGGACGGCTTCCGGCTCATCGAGCGCGATGCGCACGACAGCATTCATTCGTTTCGGCAGATCAGCCGCGACGAGGCGGAGAGGATCCGGCCCAATCGGCTCGCCCTCTACCACGTGCAGGACGGGGACACGTGGCAGCGCATCGCGCAGCGGGTCGGAGACGAGATTGTCTCGGCCGCCACGCTCGCGATCATGAACGGCTATCCGGTGAACGAGCAGCCGTTGCCCGGGGACGTCGTCAAGGTCGTGCGGCCGGGCGCTTGA
- a CDS encoding dihydrodipicolinate synthase family protein has translation MRDLRSRWEFRWRETPARRSRWEFRWRETPALRLTPCGGAATTPSVHIDGVFPPIPTPFKDGRVDVAAMASNVERWMATRIRGVVVLGSNGEAPLIDEAESDAAIAAARDAVPSGRLCLAGTGRESTAAAIGASRRAADLGADAVLVRTPSYFKPLLTSDAFVAHYTAVADASPVSVVLYNYTALTGVTLGVDAVARLAEHPNIVGMKESGSDLKFLTALIDGTPDDFAVMAGSAPVFYASLLVGAAGGILALASVVPDLCVDLYDLVRAGRLDEARDLQRRLTPLAGLVTSRYGVPGLKAAVSLLGFTGGDPCPPLRPASEGATGEIRRALDHLRVPVA, from the coding sequence CTGCGCGACCTGCGGTCGCGTTGGGAGTTTCGCTGGCGCGAAACTCCTGCGCGGCGGTCGCGTTGGGAGTTTCGCTGGCGCGAGACTCCTGCGCTGCGCTTGACACCGTGCGGCGGCGCGGCTACAACACCATCCGTGCATATAGATGGCGTGTTTCCGCCCATTCCAACCCCCTTCAAGGACGGCCGGGTCGACGTCGCGGCGATGGCGTCGAACGTCGAGCGCTGGATGGCGACCCGCATCCGCGGCGTCGTGGTGCTCGGCTCGAACGGCGAGGCGCCCCTGATCGACGAAGCGGAATCGGACGCGGCGATCGCGGCCGCGCGCGACGCGGTGCCGAGCGGCCGGCTCTGCCTCGCCGGCACCGGACGCGAGTCGACCGCCGCCGCCATCGGCGCCTCGCGGCGCGCGGCCGACTTGGGGGCCGACGCGGTGCTGGTCCGAACCCCTTCGTACTTCAAGCCGCTGCTGACGTCCGACGCGTTCGTGGCGCACTACACGGCGGTGGCGGACGCGTCGCCGGTTTCGGTGGTGCTCTACAACTACACGGCGCTGACCGGCGTCACGCTGGGCGTGGACGCGGTCGCGAGGCTGGCCGAGCACCCCAACATCGTCGGCATGAAGGAGTCGGGAAGCGACCTCAAGTTCCTGACCGCGCTCATCGACGGCACGCCCGACGACTTCGCGGTCATGGCGGGGTCGGCGCCGGTGTTCTATGCCAGCCTGCTGGTGGGCGCCGCCGGCGGGATTCTGGCTCTCGCCTCGGTCGTGCCCGACCTGTGCGTCGACCTGTACGACCTGGTCCGTGCCGGCCGTCTCGACGAGGCGCGCGATCTCCAGCGTCGCCTGACGCCGCTCGCGGGCCTGGTGACGTCGAGGTACGGCGTGCCGGGCCTCAAGGCGGCCGTCTCGCTGCTCGGTTTCACCGGCGGCGATCCCTGCCCCCCGCTCCGCCCTGCGAGCGAGGGCGCGACCGGGGAGATCCGCCGGGCGCTGGACCACCTGCGCGTGCCGGTAGCCTGA
- a CDS encoding carbohydrate binding family 9 domain-containing protein, with protein sequence MSNHQHRLRIGRSIAVVILAAGLPLGAAGQSTSGNGGGEPAEAGAQTFSALEARALTATGAPIAFALRVGEAPAVDGDVLADPAYGDARLATGFVQSRPFEGRPASERTEVRIVYTEDTLYFGVVCYTDDPSTIIVADSRRDSDLTETDSFRLILDTYHDGLNGFVFGTNPAGVEYDGQLTNEGQGSGRFGGGGSGRPSNSRQQRGSGGGLNVNWDGAWQVATSITDVGWTAEIAIPFRTLRYPPADVQTWGMNFQRNIRFNNEQAYWSPLPRQFTLNRLTLAGELQGLSVPAQRNLQLMPYLLGDAAYSSEVRRTDRTGAVGGDLKYSITPSMTLDATINTDFAQVEVDDEQVNLDRFTLFFPEKRPFFLENAGLFSVGQSGAVDIFFSRRIGLGESGEQIPILGGGRLSGRVGNNTNVGFLNMQTGAVDSTGTPQQNFTVGRVRQDMANRSNVGAMFVNRQASGALAGDQDYNRAYALDGRWGIGEGGTLAGFVSQTDSPGRPGDDNHAYAFSAQHQSQTLRLSLGYTEVAPEFNPEVGFLARRSYRRMNGSVFSTLRPDDFWGVHEFRPHISHFTIFDFHTGWQETQFTHIDNHIEWRNGYEIHTGVNVTREGVFEPFEIFPGVIVPPGRYDHSEAQIAGNTNLGAPVSGNFNAIIGGLFGGQRVTITPSIAARAGETFNALLEWSYNDLDLPLGHFTTNLIRLRTSYSFSTRMFFQALVQYNDRANLWSSNLRFGLLSDANTGLFVVYNDIQPLGLERGDFIIRSGRSLTVKYSYLFDILR encoded by the coding sequence ATGAGCAATCACCAGCACCGGCTCCGCATCGGCCGCTCCATCGCCGTCGTGATTCTGGCCGCCGGGCTGCCGCTGGGGGCGGCCGGGCAGTCTACCAGCGGCAACGGCGGCGGCGAGCCGGCGGAGGCCGGCGCGCAGACGTTCTCCGCCCTCGAGGCCCGCGCACTCACCGCGACCGGCGCCCCGATCGCGTTCGCGCTGCGCGTCGGGGAGGCGCCGGCGGTCGACGGCGATGTACTGGCCGACCCGGCCTACGGGGACGCGCGGCTGGCGACCGGCTTCGTGCAGAGCCGTCCCTTCGAGGGGCGGCCCGCCTCGGAGCGGACCGAGGTACGCATCGTCTACACGGAGGACACGCTGTATTTCGGCGTCGTCTGCTATACGGACGACCCGTCCACGATCATCGTGGCCGACAGCCGCCGCGACTCCGACCTGACCGAGACCGACAGCTTCCGGCTCATCCTCGACACCTACCACGACGGCCTCAACGGCTTCGTCTTCGGGACCAATCCGGCCGGCGTCGAGTACGACGGGCAACTGACGAACGAGGGGCAGGGGAGCGGCCGTTTCGGCGGCGGCGGGAGCGGACGGCCGAGCAACAGCCGGCAGCAGCGCGGATCGGGCGGCGGCCTGAACGTGAACTGGGACGGCGCGTGGCAAGTGGCCACGAGCATCACCGACGTCGGCTGGACGGCCGAGATCGCCATCCCGTTCCGCACGCTGCGCTATCCGCCCGCCGACGTGCAGACCTGGGGCATGAACTTCCAGCGCAACATCCGCTTCAACAACGAGCAGGCGTACTGGTCGCCGTTGCCGCGGCAGTTCACCCTCAACCGCCTGACGTTGGCCGGCGAGCTCCAGGGCCTCAGCGTTCCGGCCCAGCGGAACCTGCAGTTGATGCCGTACCTCCTCGGAGACGCGGCCTACAGCAGCGAGGTGCGGCGCACCGACCGCACCGGCGCCGTCGGCGGCGATCTGAAGTACAGCATCACGCCGAGCATGACCCTCGACGCCACCATCAACACGGACTTCGCGCAGGTGGAGGTGGACGACGAGCAGGTCAACCTCGACCGGTTCACGCTGTTCTTTCCCGAGAAGCGGCCCTTCTTCCTGGAGAACGCGGGGCTGTTCTCGGTGGGCCAGTCCGGGGCCGTCGACATTTTCTTCAGCCGGCGCATCGGCCTCGGCGAGAGCGGCGAGCAGATTCCCATTCTCGGCGGCGGACGGCTCTCCGGCAGGGTCGGGAACAACACCAACGTCGGCTTCCTGAACATGCAGACCGGCGCCGTCGACTCGACCGGCACGCCGCAGCAGAACTTCACGGTGGGCCGCGTCCGCCAGGATATGGCGAACCGTTCCAACGTCGGCGCGATGTTCGTCAACCGCCAGGCGAGCGGGGCGCTGGCGGGGGATCAGGACTACAACCGGGCCTACGCGCTCGACGGGCGCTGGGGCATCGGCGAGGGCGGCACCCTCGCCGGATTCGTCTCGCAGACCGACAGCCCCGGGCGGCCGGGGGACGACAACCACGCCTACGCCTTCAGCGCGCAGCACCAGTCGCAGACCCTGCGCCTGAGTCTCGGCTATACGGAGGTCGCGCCCGAATTCAACCCCGAGGTCGGGTTCCTCGCCCGGCGGAGCTACCGCCGGATGAACGGCAGCGTGTTCTCCACCCTGCGGCCCGACGACTTCTGGGGCGTCCACGAGTTCCGTCCCCACATCTCCCACTTCACCATCTTCGACTTCCACACCGGTTGGCAGGAGACGCAGTTCACCCACATCGACAACCACATCGAGTGGCGCAACGGCTACGAGATCCACACCGGCGTGAACGTCACCCGGGAAGGGGTCTTCGAGCCGTTCGAGATCTTCCCGGGGGTCATCGTGCCGCCTGGGCGGTACGATCACAGCGAGGCGCAGATCGCCGGGAACACGAACCTCGGCGCGCCGGTGAGCGGCAACTTCAACGCCATCATCGGCGGCCTGTTCGGCGGCCAGCGCGTCACCATCACCCCGTCCATCGCCGCGCGCGCCGGCGAGACCTTCAACGCGTTGCTCGAGTGGAGCTACAACGACCTGGACCTGCCGCTCGGGCACTTCACGACCAACCTGATCCGCCTGCGGACGTCCTATTCGTTCTCCACCCGCATGTTCTTCCAGGCGCTCGTGCAGTACAACGACCGGGCCAACCTCTGGTCGTCGAACCTGCGGTTCGGCCTGCTGTCGGACGCCAACACCGGGCTGTTCGTCGTGTACAACGACATCCAGCCGCTGGGCCTCGAGCGCGGCGACTTCATCATCCGGTCCGGCCGCAGCCTGACGGTGAAATACAGCTACCTGTTCGACATCCTGCGCTGA
- the xth gene encoding exodeoxyribonuclease III, producing MRIVSWNVNGLRACARKGFLRFLEDAEADVVGIQEVRAFEHQLEPAVRAPLGWHATFSPAERAGYSGVAIYSRKPPDRVETSLDEPRFDAEGRLAIARFGRLCVASVYFPKGSGRDRDNRRVPYKLDFYAALFERLQALRRRGPVFVVGDYNTARAPIDLARPAANTKTSGFLPEERAELTRWVDAGWVDTFRALHPGEAGHYTWWRQWGGARENNVGWRIDYVLASPSAARRVTSAFIWPAVTGSDHCPVGVDLTP from the coding sequence ATGCGCATCGTGAGCTGGAACGTCAACGGCCTGCGGGCCTGCGCCCGGAAGGGCTTCCTCCGCTTCCTGGAAGACGCCGAGGCCGATGTCGTCGGGATCCAGGAGGTGCGCGCCTTCGAGCACCAGCTCGAGCCGGCGGTGCGCGCGCCGCTCGGCTGGCATGCGACCTTCTCTCCTGCCGAGCGGGCCGGCTACAGCGGGGTCGCGATCTACTCCCGCAAGCCGCCCGACCGCGTCGAGACGTCCCTCGACGAACCGCGTTTCGACGCCGAGGGCCGCCTGGCCATCGCCCGCTTCGGGCGACTCTGCGTGGCGTCGGTCTACTTCCCCAAGGGCAGCGGGAGAGACCGCGACAACCGTCGCGTGCCCTACAAGCTCGACTTCTACGCGGCGCTCTTCGAACGCCTGCAGGCGCTACGGCGCCGCGGGCCGGTGTTCGTCGTCGGCGACTACAACACGGCGCGCGCGCCGATCGATCTCGCACGGCCCGCCGCCAACACGAAGACCAGCGGCTTCCTGCCGGAGGAGCGGGCGGAGCTGACGCGCTGGGTCGACGCGGGCTGGGTGGACACGTTCCGCGCCCTCCATCCCGGCGAGGCGGGCCACTACACGTGGTGGCGGCAGTGGGGCGGCGCCCGCGAGAACAACGTCGGATGGCGCATCGACTACGTGCTGGCGTCGCCGTCCGCGGCGCGGCGGGTGACCAGCGCCTTCATCTGGCCCGCGGTGACCGGATCCGATCATTGCCCGGTCGGCGTCGATCTGACGCCCTGA
- a CDS encoding TonB-dependent receptor yields MAFHATAPHRVDETVENLGRETMYRLIATCLVGTVAAAALAGTTASAQEAGAVRGTVTLEENGEPVHGAVILVVGSGAFALTDEQGMFEIDNIPAGSYDVLAQREHLTAGRQSVTVDPDGPATVDFVLGLSPVHEDVTVTASVGGTETTFEAFNAVTTMDSFDITRESAGSLGDALRNEPGIASRSFGPGSSRPIIRGFDGDRVLILDDGLRTGDLSSQSGDHGVTIDPNGAERIEIVRGPATLLYGSNAVGGLVNIITPHESYRESLFEGARAQFGTNVGSANAEAGTTASLQYSQNNVLVWGGGSMRRTDDYATPEGAVENSASELTNARAGLGWFGDRAFASGGLTLEDGRYGVPFADEFHQAHGVHAGEGPRETAIDLASRRRVGRFDMGLRNLANTFIEGVRVALNVIDWKHDELEIEDGVERIGTRFTNRTYIMRADVDQRQTERLSGRFGAWAQLRDFEAVGVEALAPRTDQTSFAAFAYEEVDFQRTRLQFGGRVEQNDYRTAGRMVPDAPGDDHGHSHGLEVPDAPDRQFLGASASVGLHTDVGAGSAFVANLTHSHRAPALEELYNFGPHVGNLAFEIGNPTLDAETTLGVDVSFRHQAGRVRSNLNAYVYSIDNFIFGDRTGEVEDNLPVWYFIQGDSRFVGFDAKSSVRLGGNAWATLGIGYVDADLTTTGEPLPRIPPLRGTVSLDVPYGGFTFGPQLEFAGQQANVFRDETETNGYSIVNLRASYVWPRQHTAHILSFTGYNLTNELYRNHTSFIKDLAPEMGRGVRVNYSVRFF; encoded by the coding sequence ATGGCGTTTCACGCCACCGCGCCGCACAGGGTAGACGAAACCGTTGAGAACTTGGGGAGGGAAACGATGTACCGATTGATTGCGACATGTCTCGTGGGAACCGTGGCCGCGGCCGCCCTGGCCGGTACGACGGCCTCGGCCCAGGAGGCCGGCGCCGTACGCGGTACGGTGACGTTGGAAGAGAACGGGGAGCCCGTCCACGGCGCGGTGATCCTCGTGGTCGGCTCGGGCGCGTTCGCGCTGACCGACGAACAGGGAATGTTCGAGATCGACAACATACCCGCGGGCTCGTACGACGTCCTCGCGCAACGCGAGCACCTGACGGCGGGGCGGCAGTCGGTGACTGTCGACCCCGATGGGCCGGCGACGGTGGACTTCGTGCTCGGGCTCTCCCCGGTCCACGAGGACGTGACCGTCACCGCCTCGGTGGGCGGCACCGAGACGACATTCGAAGCCTTCAACGCCGTCACCACGATGGACTCGTTCGACATCACCAGGGAGTCGGCCGGCAGCCTCGGCGACGCGCTCCGGAACGAGCCGGGGATCGCCAGCCGCAGCTTCGGCCCCGGGTCGAGCCGGCCGATCATCCGCGGCTTCGACGGCGACCGCGTGCTCATTCTCGATGACGGGCTCCGCACGGGCGACCTTTCCAGCCAGTCGGGCGATCACGGCGTGACGATCGACCCGAACGGCGCCGAGCGCATCGAGATCGTGCGGGGACCGGCGACCCTGCTCTACGGGTCGAACGCGGTCGGCGGCCTCGTCAACATCATCACCCCGCACGAGAGCTACCGCGAGTCGCTCTTCGAGGGCGCGCGGGCGCAGTTCGGCACCAACGTGGGCAGCGCGAACGCCGAGGCGGGCACCACCGCCAGCCTGCAGTACTCGCAGAACAACGTGCTCGTCTGGGGCGGCGGAAGCATGCGGCGCACGGATGACTACGCCACGCCCGAGGGAGCCGTCGAGAATTCCGCCTCCGAGCTGACGAACGCGCGGGCCGGCCTCGGCTGGTTCGGCGACCGGGCCTTCGCCAGCGGCGGGCTCACGCTGGAGGACGGCCGCTACGGGGTGCCGTTCGCGGACGAGTTTCACCAGGCGCACGGCGTACACGCAGGGGAAGGTCCCAGGGAGACGGCGATCGACCTCGCGTCGCGCCGCCGCGTCGGGCGCTTCGACATGGGCCTCCGCAACCTCGCCAACACCTTCATCGAGGGAGTGCGCGTGGCCCTGAACGTGATCGACTGGAAACACGACGAGCTGGAGATCGAGGACGGCGTCGAGCGCATCGGCACCCGGTTCACGAACCGGACCTACATCATGCGGGCCGACGTCGATCAGCGGCAGACCGAGCGGCTCTCGGGCAGGTTCGGGGCCTGGGCCCAGCTCCGCGATTTCGAGGCGGTGGGCGTCGAGGCGCTCGCGCCCCGGACCGACCAGACATCCTTCGCCGCGTTCGCCTACGAAGAGGTCGACTTCCAACGTACCCGGCTGCAGTTCGGCGGGCGCGTCGAGCAGAACGATTACCGGACCGCGGGCCGCATGGTTCCCGACGCCCCCGGCGACGACCACGGTCACTCCCATGGTCTCGAAGTGCCCGACGCGCCCGATCGGCAGTTCCTCGGCGCGTCAGCCTCGGTGGGCCTGCACACCGACGTCGGCGCCGGCAGCGCTTTCGTCGCCAACCTCACCCACTCGCACCGCGCGCCGGCGCTCGAGGAGCTCTACAATTTCGGTCCGCACGTCGGCAACCTCGCCTTCGAGATAGGCAACCCGACGCTCGACGCCGAGACGACGCTCGGCGTCGACGTGAGCTTCCGCCACCAGGCCGGCCGCGTGCGCAGCAACCTGAACGCCTACGTCTACTCCATCGACAACTTCATCTTCGGCGACCGCACGGGCGAGGTGGAGGACAACCTGCCGGTCTGGTACTTCATCCAGGGCGACAGCCGCTTCGTCGGCTTCGACGCCAAGAGCAGCGTGCGATTGGGTGGGAACGCCTGGGCGACGCTCGGCATCGGCTACGTCGATGCGGACCTGACCACGACCGGCGAGCCGCTGCCGCGCATCCCACCGTTGCGCGGGACCGTGAGCCTCGACGTCCCGTACGGCGGATTCACGTTCGGTCCGCAACTGGAATTCGCGGGGCAGCAGGCCAACGTGTTCCGGGACGAGACGGAGACGAACGGCTACTCCATCGTCAACCTGCGAGCGTCCTACGTCTGGCCGCGGCAGCACACGGCGCACATCCTGTCGTTCACCGGCTACAACCTGACGAACGAGCTCTATCGCAACCACACCTCGTTCATCAAGGATCTGGCCCCCGAGATGGGCCGCGGGGTCCGGGTGAACTACTCGGTGCGGTTCTTCTAG